The nucleotide window attacacggctacttgccacataaggaaaaaaactggacatgaatatcagaataactttattgtcattgtaacaagtacaactaaattaggtgcagtccccatgtcggacatagagaattatataaataaggaaaaataaaataaggaacaaacatatgtacccaaatacaaaaacataaattatagtcagtgtagacaacattaactctacacgagacaatatatgaatatgaatttgaaacattttcttggcatatttgttttaaattaacatttttatctttcggcgaaacgatatagtacgatgtgactaacattttaaacatacaagtagtagcggctatgcgttattactttggagcggttattatttgaaaagagcggttattatttgaaaagaacaaacctgcaaatgtctcacctgaccaatcagaatcaagcattccagagagtcgtgtaataaggggaggttaatggcatgtcccagcagtatatatattggggtgttttgcatgtttttctaatTGCTTTTTCGACATGGAGACTCCAGCGAAGAAAATGAGGATGGACACAGACGTAGTCAGTGGCTATATCCACTCTATCTCAGCATTAAAATTCACCACTAAAAACAgaggtttttttaatgctgtactACAGACTGGACGTGAAGAATTTCACGATGTGACCATCTTCAGTCCGAGAAAGCGTGCGCTGTTCAGCCAAGCTTCAGATAATGGCACGGCAATACGCCTGACACATGTCAGAAAGGCTTTGAGTAAGTATTGCTTTACAGAGCACAGTTTTCCAGGACATGGTTGTTACTGAGTATGTATTAATgtctgttgggttttttttttttggtaggttTTAAAGGCACGTCTGACTTCGACGTGATGGGGAACCAGTTGACCGAGCTGTCTGTAACGAAGGTGACGTTTCCTTTTCGGAAACCTGCAGCACCCGTTAGGCAGACACTGGTTGATGTCACAGCTCTGCCGGCAGGCAAGAAGGTGCGTTTAAGAATAAGTTTGCAATGACAATGTACACCTTTTGTAAAATTTCGCTATTTCTGGATGAGAAGTTTAGAAAAGTAATGACTGGTGTTCATTCCTATAGGTGCCTTTGGTGAAAGCCAAGGTCGTGGCAGCGTCATTGCAGAAAACTGTAAGCATTAGAGGCAGCGACAAAGaggtgaagagattcacagTCTTTGATGGAACTGCCCAGATGAGTCTTTGCGTTTGGGAGAGACTGATCCATGACGTGGAGGTTGACTCATCTTACGTCTTTACGGAGCTTTCGACTAGAGTTTTTGAAGGGAAAGTGGAACTAACAACAACCGTAGAGAGCATGATTGAGAAGATCTGCGATTTGgatgtgggagacgcggacgctGTACAAGAAGAGGAATCGGTTGTGACGGTGAAGGCTTCCATATGTGGAGCTGAGATTAAGGCAAGCCTgaagtgtgccctgtgtggaAGCCGGCAGGATACTTGGGACAGCCAGAGCAGGTTTGCACGATGCCAGAGCTGCAGGATGCTGCAGAAATCGGGggcattttcaaaagtattacgcggaactttaaaagtgaaaaatgatgaCGGCGCAG belongs to Paramormyrops kingsleyae isolate MSU_618 unplaced genomic scaffold, PKINGS_0.4 ups60, whole genome shotgun sequence and includes:
- the LOC140586439 gene encoding uncharacterized protein, which gives rise to METPAKKMRMDTDVVSGYIHSISALKFTTKNRGFFNAVLQTGREEFHDVTIFSPRKRALFSQASDNGTAIRLTHVRKALSFKGTSDFDVMGNQLTELSVTKVTFPFRKPAAPVRQTLVDVTALPAGKKVPLVKAKVVAASLQKTVSIRGSDKEVKRFTVFDGTAQMSLCVWERLIHDVEVDSSYVFTELSTRVFEGKVELTTTVESMIEKICDLDVGDADAVQEEESVVTVKASICGAEIKASLKCALCGSRQDTWDSQSRFARCQSCRMLQKSGAFSKVLRGTLKVKNDDGADYTLTVGHCTLVDYLKRRNITSLMDKEEAIEEHLLFEECLQFSFDDECNVSSIVDIADSAVPSSS